A genomic region of Runella rosea contains the following coding sequences:
- a CDS encoding RagB/SusD family nutrient uptake outer membrane protein, which translates to MNKYHISLVMAVGLWLSSCREVLEPRPIDILADQFVLNQASDVATVRLGAYAAFRGTAAPKVIVGDFTADYIQHNGTFTDYQELGNKQITSANGVAGALWGGVFNTIYVCNFLLEKLPTVPGVREAERKTVTAEARFLRGMANFIGATTFGGIPNVTSTDIDVNKTVSKASKETIMESVLADFQAALTDLPEGSPTDGRPVFAGYATKNAARAALARYYLYQKNWVQAEASATTVINSTSYELVNYSDVVSEDFNNESIFEVGYTASDDPGTSAFGLNNLLVGRREVIPSNQFITQIISRDAGEREATVDFDFNEQGGGDNGWSVRKYGTPDEDNNNIVIFRLGEMYLIRAEARAQQGRITGATGALSDLNVLRTRAGKNTAATADKPTLLTTASQAEALLLVERERLYELAFEGHRWYDLVRTGRAQVVMSAFSPNWTSKYELWPIPQTEIQRNPSLVGQQNPGY; encoded by the coding sequence ATGAATAAATATCATATTTCTTTGGTTATGGCGGTGGGTTTATGGTTAAGCAGTTGCAGAGAAGTTCTGGAGCCGCGACCGATAGATATCTTGGCCGACCAGTTTGTGCTAAACCAAGCCAGCGATGTAGCTACGGTACGTTTGGGAGCGTATGCTGCCTTTAGAGGCACCGCTGCGCCAAAAGTAATTGTAGGAGATTTTACTGCAGATTATATTCAGCACAACGGTACGTTTACGGATTATCAGGAGCTGGGAAATAAGCAAATTACCTCTGCCAATGGTGTGGCAGGGGCGTTGTGGGGTGGTGTTTTTAATACTATTTACGTCTGTAATTTTTTGCTCGAAAAACTCCCCACTGTGCCTGGTGTGCGCGAAGCGGAGCGTAAAACGGTCACGGCTGAAGCCCGTTTTTTACGTGGCATGGCCAATTTTATCGGGGCCACTACATTCGGAGGCATTCCGAATGTTACCTCGACTGATATTGATGTAAATAAAACGGTCTCAAAAGCAAGCAAGGAGACCATCATGGAAAGTGTACTGGCTGATTTTCAGGCAGCACTGACCGATTTGCCCGAAGGAAGTCCTACCGATGGACGTCCTGTTTTTGCAGGCTACGCCACTAAAAATGCGGCGAGAGCAGCTTTGGCGCGTTATTATCTGTACCAAAAAAACTGGGTTCAGGCGGAGGCCTCGGCTACGACTGTGATTAATTCCACTTCTTATGAGTTGGTCAATTATTCGGATGTGGTCTCTGAAGACTTTAACAATGAATCTATTTTTGAAGTAGGCTATACCGCTTCCGACGACCCCGGTACGAGTGCTTTTGGCCTCAATAATCTGTTGGTGGGTCGCCGGGAAGTAATTCCTTCCAACCAGTTTATTACCCAAATCATCTCACGCGATGCGGGCGAAAGAGAAGCAACCGTAGATTTTGATTTTAACGAGCAGGGAGGCGGAGACAACGGCTGGAGCGTTCGTAAATACGGCACCCCCGATGAAGACAACAACAACATTGTGATTTTCCGACTGGGCGAAATGTACCTTATTCGGGCCGAAGCTAGGGCGCAGCAGGGAAGAATTACGGGGGCAACTGGTGCCCTCAGTGACCTGAATGTTTTACGGACGAGAGCCGGTAAAAATACAGCTGCCACCGCCGATAAGCCAACGCTGCTCACAACGGCCTCTCAGGCCGAAGCGCTTTTGCTGGTTGAGCGGGAGCGACTGTACGAATTGGCTTTTGAAGGCCACCGCTGGTATGATTTGGTACGTACTGGGCGGGCGCAGGTAGTTATGTCGGCCTTTTCGCCAAACTGGACCTCAAAATACGAATTATGGCCTATTCCACAGACCGAAATCCAACGCAATCCTTCGTTGGTAGGACAGCAAAACCCAGGTTATTGA